The following coding sequences lie in one Arachis hypogaea cultivar Tifrunner chromosome 9, arahy.Tifrunner.gnm2.J5K5, whole genome shotgun sequence genomic window:
- the LOC112709719 gene encoding ubiquitin-like modifier-activating enzyme 5 has product MEVELKQLMADLQSLNQSLPDPSLHASLLKIQSRVEHLASLAKSEPVRRSKVKDMSAEVVDSNPYSRLMALQRMGIVENYERIREFSVAIVGIGGVGSVAAEMLTRCGIGRLLLYDYDKVELANMNRLFFRPDQVGMTKTDAAVQTLSDINPDVLLESYTLNITTVEGFETFMSSLKNKSFCTSKQGSGVDLVLSCVDNYEARMAVNQACNELSQTWLESGVSEDAVSGHIQLLIPGETACFACAPPLVVASGVDERTLKREGVCAASLPTTMGVVAGLLVQNTLKFLLGFGQVSPYLGYNSLKDFFPTMQMKPNPQCSNFACLERQKEYILAKPARDAAVKAKLEAEAPSTEEGPLHIDNEWNISVVDDCELDVSSAKSSDILPEGLTHELPVADDFRNIPTSEAPTTDNEDLEELRRQLEAINSK; this is encoded by the exons ATGGAGGTGGAGCTGAAACAGTTGATGGCGGATCTTCAATCTCTCAACCAATCCCTTCCAGATCCATCTCTCCATGCTTCCCTCCTTAAA ATTCAATCGCGTGTTGAGCATCTTGCAAGCCTTGCCAAGTCTGAACCTGTTCGGCGCTCCAAAGTTAAG GATATGAGTGCTGAGGTTGTAGACAGCAATCCGTACAGTAGGCTTATGGCACTTCAGAGAATGGGTATTGTGGAGAACTATGAGAGGATACGGGAATTCTCCGTTGCCATTGTTGGAATAGGTGGGGTAGGAAGTGTTGCTGCTGAAATGCTAACAAGATGCGGTATAGGTCGACTATTGCTGTATGATTATGACAAAGTAGAGCTTGCAAACATGAATAGGCTATTCTTTCGTCCAGATCAG GTTGGTATGACAAAGACAGATGCAGCCGTACAAACTCTTTCAGATATCAACCCTGATGTTCTGCTTGAG aGCTATACGTTGAATATCACAACAGTGGAGGGCTTTGAAACCTTCATGTCatctttaaaaaataagtcatttTGCACTTCCAAACAAGGCAGTGGTGTGGATCTTGTGTTAAGTTGTGTAGATAATTATGAAGCAAGAATGGCTGTAAACCAG GCTTGTAATGAATTGAGCCAGACCTGGTTGGAGTCAG GTGTTTCTGAGGATGCTGTCTCTGGTCATATTCAGCTACTTATTCCTGGTGAAACTGCATGTTTTGCATGCGCACCTCCTTTG GTTGTTGCATCTGGGGTAGATGAACGTACACTCAAGCGTGAAGGGGTTTGTGCTGCATCTTTACCAACAACTATG gGGGTTGTTGCCGGACTTCTAGTGCAAAACACACTCAAATTCTTGTTAGGTTTTGGTCAAGTCTCTCCATATTTG GGATATAATTCTCTCAAGGACTTTTTTCCTACCATGCAAATGAAGCCGAATCCTCAATGTTCAAATTTTGCATGCTTAGAAAGACAG AAAGAGTACATTCTCGCAAAGCCTGCAAGAGATGCTGCAGTAAAAGCAAAGCTAGAAGCTGAAGCACCGTCAACCGAAGAGGGTCCGCTTCACATTGACAATGAATGGAATATTAG TGTTGTTGATGATTGTGAACTAGATGTTTCTAGTGCCAAAAGTTCAG ATATATTGCCTGAAGGTCTCACTCATGAACTTCCTGTCGCGGATGATTTTCGGAACATACCGACTTCTGAAGCTCCAACTACTGACAACGAGGACCTTGAGGAACTCCGAAGGCAGCTTGAAGCTATTAATTCTAAGTAG
- the LOC112709720 gene encoding protein DELETION OF SUV3 SUPPRESSOR 1(I) produces MATETKAATEDVKIDLFEDDDEFEEFEINEEWDAIEEGKEVTQQWEDDWDDDDVSDDFSLQLRRELESNTEKN; encoded by the exons ATGGCGACGGAAACAAAGGCAGCCACTGAGGACGTCAAGATCGATCTCTTCGAAGACGATGACGAATTCGAAGAGTTTGAAATCAATGAAG AGTGGGATGCTATAGAGGAAGGCAAGGAAGTGACCCAACAGTGGGAGGATGAttgggatgatgatgatgtcagtGATGATTTCTCTCTTCAGCTGAGGAGAGAGCTGGAGAGCAATACCGAAAAGAATTAA
- the LOC112709721 gene encoding probable protein phosphatase 2C 60: MGIYLSTPKTEKASEDGENDKLRYGLSSMQGWRASMEDAHAAYPDLDDSTSFFGVYDGHGGKAVSKFCAKYLHQQMLKHEAYLAGDIGTSLQKTFLRMDEMMRGQRGWRELAVLGDKIEKLSGMLEGFIWSPRSGETNDHSDDWAFEEGPHSDFTGPNSGSTACVAVIRGNKLVVANAGDSRCVLSRKGQAHNLSKDHKPELEAERDRILNAGGFIQVGRVNGSLNLARAIGDIEFKQNKRLPAEKQIVSAEPDITSIELCDDDEFLVIACDGIWDCMSSQQLVDFIHDKLKEENKLSAVCEMVFDRCLAPTAGGEGCDNMTMILIQFKTPLNPSASDADPPQSSAEPSEADKSSEQTEQK, from the exons ATGGGGATATATCTGAGTACGCCGAAAACAGAGAAGGCATCTGAAGATGGTGAGAACGACAAGCTTCGGTATGGTCTGTCTTCCATGCAGGGCTGGCGTGCTTCCATGGAAGATGCT CATGCAGCTTATCCAGATTTGGATGATTCTACATCTTTCTTTGGTGTTTATGATGGCCATGGAG GCAAAGCAGTTTCCAAATTCTGTGCCAAGTATCTACATCAACAAATGCTTAAGCATGAAGCTTACTTAGCTGGAGATATAGGCACATCCTTACAGAAAACTTTCCTTAG AATGGATGAGATGATGCGCGGACAAAGAGGGTGGAGAGAATTGGCAGTCTTGGGAGATAAAATAGAAAAGTTGTCTGGAATGCTAGAGGGGTTTATATGGTCTCCCAGGAGTGGTGAAACAAATGACCATTCTGATGATTGGGCTTTTGAGGAG GGACCACATTCTGATTTCACTGGACCAAACTCTGGAAGTACAGCTTGTGTGGCTGTCATTCGAGGAAACAAACTTGTCGTCGCCAATGCTGGTGATTCTAGATGTGTATTATCAAGGAAGGGCCAG GCACACAATTTGTCTAAGGATCACAAGCCCGAGCTTGAGGCTGAGAGAGACAGGATTTTAAATGCTGGTGGTTTCATCCAAGTTGGACGTGTCAATGGAAGTTTAAACTTGGCTAGAGCGATCG GAGACATAGAATTCAAGCAGAACAAACGTTTGCCTGCTGAGAAACAGATTGTGAGTGCTGAACCTGACATAACTTCC ATTGAGCTTTGTGACGATGATGAGTTCCTTGTAATAGCTTGTGATGGGATATG GGATTGCATGTCAAGCCAACAACTTGTGGACTTCATACATGACAAGTTAAAGGAG GAGAATAAACTATCTGCGGTGTGCGAGATGGTTTTCGACAGGTGCTTAGCACCAACAGCCGGTGGCGAGGGATGTGATAACATGACCATGATCTTGATTCAGTTCAAAACTCCTTTGAATCCAAGTGCTTCTGATGCAGACCCGCCTCAGTCGTCTGCGGAACCATCCGAAGCTGATAAAAGTTCAGAGCAAACAGAACAAAAGTGA
- the LOC112709722 gene encoding chaperone protein dnaJ 8, chloroplastic, translating into MAAASVAGVVGGKGLSSSSWMKQFKGSKGKKMNKFRISCSSSSVADPYKTLRIQPDASESEVRKAFRQLALKYHPDVCRGNNCGVQFHQINEAYDIVMANLRGESNETEVYNVYYEDKGIDEPLRGMNDPDWDMWEEWMGWEGAGIRDYSSHINPYI; encoded by the exons atggcTGCTGCTTCAGTTGCTGGGGTTGTTGGTGGAAAAGGGTTATCATCTTCTTCATGGATGAAACAATTCAAAGGAAGCAAAGGAAAGAAGATGAACAAGTTTAGGATttcatgttcttcttcttctgtagCAGATCCTTATAAGACCTTAAGGATTCAACCTGATGCATCTGAATCTGAAGTTAGAAAGGCTTTCAGACAACTTGCTTTGAAG TATCATCCAGATGTATGCAGAGGGAACAATTGTGGGGTGCAGTTTCATCAAATCAATGAGGCTTATGAT ATTGTGATGGCTAATTTGAGAGGAGAATCAAATGAGACAGAAGTGTACAATGTTTATTATGAAGATAAGGGCATTGATGAGCCTCTTAGGGGAATGAACGATCCAGATTGGGACATGTGGGAGGAATGGATGGGTTGGGAAGGTGCAGGAATCCGTGATTACTCTTCTCACATTAATCCttacatttaa